From a single Miscanthus floridulus cultivar M001 chromosome 8, ASM1932011v1, whole genome shotgun sequence genomic region:
- the LOC136470310 gene encoding uncharacterized protein — MPITNIQSEEAVKFFLDIIYRFGIPNYIITDHRTNLTGKKFLDFSDGYGVRIDWASVGHPRTNGQVERANGMILQGLKSRFMPFFLAYEAEAALPSDLDHGAPRVKAFDHDQAVEAQQDAVNLLEEAYETIVIRSARYQQTLRRGSPMNDKRRSQSDISD; from the exons atgCCCATCACAAACATCCAGTCGGAAGAGGctgtcaaattcttcctcgacattatctaccggttcggcattcctaactatatcatcactgaccacagaacCAACctcaccggaaagaagttcctagactttagtgatggatacggcgtcaggatcgactgggcctcggtcggacatccacgaaccaacggtcaggtcgagcgcgccaatggcatgatcctccaaggactcaagtcac ggttcatgcctttcttcctGGCTTATGAAGCTGAGGCAgcgctgccctccgacctcgaccatggtgccccaagagtgaaggctttcgaccacgaccaagccgtggaggctcagcaagacgcagtcaACCTGCTCGAGGAAGCCTATGAGACgatcgtcatccgctccgctcgctatcagcaaactctccgcag gggctcacccATGAACGACAAGCGTAGGTCCCAgtcagacatttccgactga